One window of the Thiobacter sp. AK1 genome contains the following:
- a CDS encoding dimethyl sulfoxide reductase anchor subunit family protein — MHPAFSVIFFTVASGAGFGLFALLYLADLLQLGGGLSRQQVSVGGAIALVLIIAGLLSSVGHLANPKNAWRAFSRWRTSWLSREGVFAVTFFPFAFGYVGLSFLDLGLEGLLLTLGALATLLAWVTVFSTSMIYACLKTIRQWNTPLVPANYLALGHYTGALILMLIANQGEVDRAPYYFLVLAFLVAAAFLKGLYYFWIGSPVAASTIHTATGFTRAQVKLFDAGHTHGTFLTQEFGFQIARRWALALRIFVFLAGFVIPFVWLVQAGPEVSGGAVVALIALLGVLAERWLFFAEARHVVNLYHGAQRC; from the coding sequence ATGCATCCCGCATTCAGCGTCATTTTTTTCACCGTCGCCTCTGGTGCCGGCTTCGGCCTGTTCGCCCTGTTGTATCTCGCCGACCTGCTCCAACTGGGTGGCGGGCTGTCGCGCCAACAAGTCTCGGTCGGTGGCGCTATCGCCCTCGTGCTCATCATCGCGGGCCTCCTCTCATCGGTAGGCCACCTGGCCAATCCCAAGAATGCCTGGCGTGCCTTCAGCCGCTGGCGCACCTCCTGGCTGTCGCGGGAAGGCGTGTTCGCCGTGACCTTCTTCCCCTTCGCCTTCGGTTACGTGGGCCTGTCCTTCCTCGATCTCGGGCTGGAAGGACTGCTTCTGACCCTGGGCGCGCTCGCCACCCTGCTGGCGTGGGTCACCGTCTTCTCCACCAGCATGATCTATGCGTGCTTGAAGACCATTCGCCAGTGGAACACGCCCCTGGTGCCCGCCAACTATCTGGCGCTGGGCCATTACACGGGCGCGCTGATTCTCATGCTGATCGCCAATCAGGGCGAGGTGGACCGCGCGCCCTATTACTTCCTCGTGCTTGCTTTCCTGGTGGCTGCGGCCTTCCTGAAGGGACTCTATTACTTCTGGATCGGCAGCCCCGTGGCGGCATCCACCATCCACACCGCCACCGGCTTCACCCGCGCCCAGGTCAAGCTGTTCGACGCCGGCCATACCCACGGCACCTTCCTCACCCAGGAATTCGGTTTCCAGATCGCGCGGCGCTGGGCGCTGGCACTGCGCATTTTCGTGTTCTTGGCCGGCTTCGTGATCCCGTTTGTCTGGCTGGTGCAAGCCGGGCCCGAGGTAAGTGGGGGTGCCGTCGTTGCCCTCATCGCCCTGCTGGGCGTGCTGGCCGAGCGTTGGTTGTTCTTTGCCGAGGCGCGCCATGTGGTCAATCTCTACCATGGCGCGCAGCGTTGCTGA
- a CDS encoding sulfurtransferase TusA family protein — MNFDKELDARGLNCPLPILRTKKALAEMSSGQVLKVIATDPGSVKDMQAFAKQTGNELVSSAESGGEFVFFMKKK, encoded by the coding sequence ATGAACTTTGACAAAGAACTCGACGCCCGCGGCCTGAACTGCCCGCTGCCCATTCTCCGTACCAAGAAAGCGCTCGCCGAGATGTCCAGCGGTCAGGTGCTCAAGGTCATCGCCACGGATCCTGGTTCCGTCAAAGACATGCAGGCCTTCGCCAAGCAGACCGGTAATGAGCTGGTGTCCTCCGCCGAATCCGGTGGCGAATTCGTCTTCTTCATGAAGAAAAAATAA
- a CDS encoding molybdopterin oxidoreductase family protein — MSAVIKTENHERQQVKYTTCYMCACRCGIKVTLEDGKVRFIQGNRNHPTNQGVLCAKGNAGIMKQYSPAKLKKPLMRKPGAPRGAGEFVEIEWEQALDLLTDRLDLIRSTDPSKLAFFTGRDQMQALTGLWAQQFGTPNWAAHGGFCSVNMAAAGLYTIGFSFWEFGAPDWDYAKYFILWGVAEDHSSNPIKIGLEKLKRHGGKFVSVNPVRTGYSAIADEWVPIRPGMDGLLALSIVHVLLSRELFDWEFLVRYTNAPWLVVQTPGQKGDGLFLRDEAGHPLVWDLEKQAFVSALEADIAPALFGEFVAPDGRPVKTVMTLVAERYLDERYAPQNVAHECGVPAEQIERLALEMAHVAFKEQIELPIQWTDVWGRSHDKVVGRPVAMYAMRGISAHSNGFHACRAIHLIQILLGALDGPGNFRARAPYPKPIPPHQLPENNLDIIHAPNTPLARPPLGFPTRPEDLVIDPEGHPVRIDKAYSWESPLASHGLMHMVITNATNHDPYAIDTLILFMANMAWNSTMNTKSIQEMLVQEDPEEYGQYKIPFLVVVDAFHSEMVNFADLVLPDTTYLERHDCISLLDRPISEPDAAADAIRHPVVTPDRDVRPWQEVLVELASRLKFPAFTNKDGTRKFKDYKDFIVNFERSPGVGFLAGWRGKDGSKSLKGEPNPNQWEKYIENQSFFAHHWPDSQKYNRFANKAYLEVAAEAGFVGKVEPIIMQIYSEPLQKFRLAGMGLYDGPQPTNPADRERLTKYFDPLPLWYQPLEQQRVNAEEYPFYALTQRPMFMYHSWDSQNAWLRQIMAQNYLHMNAKKAAELGLKDYDWVWVESHNGRIRCQIKTMEGCEENTVWTWNAIGKQAGTWGLAPDASEARKGFLLNHLISELLPEKPGERRITNSDPVTGQAAWFDLRVKIYKAEPGEVGSQPQFPEVKPLPWDDGKRPDVLRYTARSDS, encoded by the coding sequence ATGAGTGCAGTGATCAAGACCGAAAACCACGAACGGCAACAAGTCAAATACACGACCTGCTACATGTGTGCCTGCCGGTGTGGCATCAAGGTGACCCTGGAAGACGGCAAGGTTCGCTTCATCCAGGGCAACCGCAACCATCCCACCAACCAGGGTGTGCTGTGTGCCAAGGGCAACGCCGGGATCATGAAGCAGTATTCCCCGGCCAAGCTGAAGAAGCCGCTCATGCGCAAGCCCGGCGCGCCCCGCGGCGCGGGCGAGTTCGTGGAGATCGAGTGGGAACAGGCCCTGGACCTGCTCACCGATCGGCTCGATCTGATCCGCTCCACCGATCCCTCCAAGCTTGCCTTCTTCACCGGTCGCGACCAGATGCAGGCTCTGACGGGCCTCTGGGCGCAGCAGTTCGGCACGCCCAACTGGGCGGCTCATGGCGGCTTCTGTTCCGTGAACATGGCGGCGGCGGGCTTGTACACCATCGGTTTTTCTTTCTGGGAGTTCGGCGCGCCAGACTGGGATTACGCCAAGTACTTCATCCTGTGGGGCGTGGCGGAGGACCATTCCTCCAACCCCATCAAGATCGGGCTGGAGAAACTCAAACGCCACGGCGGCAAGTTCGTGTCGGTCAACCCGGTGCGCACCGGCTATTCCGCCATCGCCGACGAGTGGGTGCCCATTCGACCCGGCATGGATGGCTTGCTTGCACTGTCCATCGTGCATGTGTTGCTCTCGCGGGAGCTGTTCGACTGGGAATTCCTGGTGCGCTATACCAACGCGCCGTGGCTCGTGGTGCAAACGCCGGGACAGAAAGGGGATGGGTTGTTCCTGCGCGACGAGGCGGGCCATCCCCTGGTGTGGGATCTGGAAAAACAGGCCTTCGTCTCCGCACTGGAGGCGGACATTGCGCCTGCGCTGTTCGGCGAGTTCGTGGCACCGGATGGTCGGCCGGTGAAGACGGTCATGACGCTGGTGGCCGAACGCTACCTGGACGAGCGCTATGCGCCGCAGAACGTGGCGCATGAATGCGGCGTGCCTGCGGAGCAAATCGAGCGTCTGGCGCTGGAAATGGCCCATGTCGCTTTCAAGGAGCAGATCGAGCTTCCCATCCAGTGGACCGACGTCTGGGGCCGCAGCCACGACAAGGTGGTGGGACGACCCGTGGCCATGTATGCCATGCGCGGCATATCCGCGCACTCCAATGGCTTCCACGCCTGCCGCGCTATCCATCTGATCCAGATCCTGCTGGGCGCGCTCGACGGTCCCGGCAACTTCCGCGCGCGCGCGCCCTATCCCAAGCCCATTCCGCCGCACCAGCTGCCGGAGAACAACCTGGACATCATCCATGCGCCCAACACGCCCCTGGCGCGGCCGCCCCTGGGCTTCCCCACCCGTCCCGAGGATCTGGTGATCGACCCGGAAGGCCATCCGGTGCGCATCGACAAGGCCTATTCCTGGGAGTCGCCGCTGGCCTCCCATGGTCTCATGCACATGGTGATCACCAACGCCACCAACCACGATCCTTACGCCATCGACACACTGATCCTGTTCATGGCCAACATGGCGTGGAACTCCACCATGAACACCAAGAGCATCCAGGAGATGCTGGTGCAGGAGGATCCGGAAGAGTACGGACAATACAAGATCCCCTTCCTGGTGGTGGTCGATGCCTTCCACTCTGAGATGGTGAACTTCGCCGACCTGGTGCTGCCGGACACCACCTACCTGGAGCGTCACGACTGCATTTCCCTGCTGGACCGTCCCATCTCCGAGCCGGATGCGGCCGCGGATGCCATTCGTCATCCCGTAGTCACGCCGGACCGGGACGTGCGCCCCTGGCAGGAGGTGCTGGTGGAGCTCGCGTCTCGCCTGAAATTCCCTGCCTTCACCAACAAGGACGGCACCCGCAAATTCAAGGACTACAAGGACTTCATCGTCAATTTCGAACGCAGTCCTGGCGTGGGCTTCCTTGCTGGCTGGCGTGGCAAGGACGGTAGCAAGTCCCTCAAGGGCGAGCCCAATCCCAACCAGTGGGAGAAGTACATCGAGAACCAGTCCTTCTTCGCCCACCATTGGCCCGACAGTCAGAAATACAATCGCTTCGCCAATAAGGCGTATCTAGAAGTGGCGGCGGAAGCAGGTTTCGTCGGCAAGGTCGAGCCCATCATCATGCAGATCTATTCCGAGCCGCTGCAGAAATTCCGGCTTGCCGGTATGGGGCTGTATGACGGTCCGCAACCCACCAATCCGGCCGACCGGGAGCGCCTCACGAAGTATTTCGACCCGCTGCCCCTGTGGTATCAGCCCCTGGAACAGCAGCGCGTCAATGCCGAGGAATATCCCTTCTACGCGCTCACTCAGCGCCCCATGTTCATGTATCACTCTTGGGATTCCCAGAATGCCTGGCTGCGCCAGATCATGGCTCAGAACTATCTGCACATGAACGCGAAGAAGGCCGCGGAGCTGGGGCTCAAGGACTACGACTGGGTGTGGGTGGAATCCCACAATGGCCGCATCCGTTGCCAGATCAAGACCATGGAAGGCTGCGAGGAAAACACAGTCTGGACCTGGAACGCCATTGGCAAGCAGGCCGGTACTTGGGGTCTTGCGCCCGATGCCTCGGAGGCAAGAAAGGGCTTCCTGCTCAACCACCTGATCTCCGAGCTCCTGCCGGAAAAGCCCGGCGAGCGGCGCATCACCAACTCGGATCCCGTGACCGGCCAGGCCGCCTGGTTCGATCTGCGCGTGAAAATCTACAAGGCCGAGCCGGGCGAAGTGGGCAGCCAACCCCAGTTCCCCGAGGTCAAGCCCTTGCCCTGGGATGACGGCAAGCGTCCAGACGTGCTGCGTTACACGGCGCGCAGCGATTCCTGA
- the dsrE2 gene encoding sulfur carrier protein DsrE2 yields MDEKKLAIIATKGTLDWAYPPLILASTAAALGYQVQVFFTFYGLQILRKDLSGLKVSPLGNPGMPMKMPFGPKWFQSINWNIPNAVQAIVPGFESLATALMKKTIANNGVATIEELRTLCREADVKFIACQMTVDLFGFEHEDFIDGLEYGGAATFFEFAGESDICLFI; encoded by the coding sequence ATGGATGAAAAGAAACTCGCGATCATCGCCACCAAAGGCACGCTCGATTGGGCCTACCCGCCCCTGATCCTCGCGTCCACCGCCGCGGCGCTGGGCTATCAAGTCCAGGTCTTCTTCACCTTTTATGGTCTGCAGATCCTGCGCAAGGACTTGAGCGGCCTCAAGGTGAGCCCCTTGGGTAATCCGGGCATGCCCATGAAGATGCCCTTTGGACCAAAGTGGTTCCAGAGCATCAACTGGAACATCCCCAACGCCGTGCAGGCCATCGTGCCTGGTTTCGAATCGCTGGCCACCGCCCTCATGAAGAAGACCATTGCCAACAACGGCGTGGCGACGATCGAGGAACTGCGCACCTTGTGTAGGGAAGCGGACGTGAAGTTCATCGCCTGCCAGATGACCGTCGATCTGTTCGGCTTCGAGCACGAGGACTTCATCGACGGATTGGAATATGGCGGTGCCGCCACCTTCTTCGAATTCGCGGGCGAAAGCGACATTTGCCTCTTCATCTAA
- a CDS encoding 4Fe-4S dicluster domain-containing protein, with the protein MRLGLVIDLDVCVGCHACAIACKQWNASGTTGPLSDYQPYGAEPSGVWFNRIRHFEVGEYPHNKTINFPMSCMHCEDAACVTVCPTGASYKRAEDGIVLVDQDKCMGCNYCSWACPYGARELDRASGTMKKCTLCVDRIYDETIPIEERQPACVLTCPAHARMFGDFDDPDSAVSRAVREREGYQLLPELGYNPTNHYLPPRKAPPIPTENLGQPGFKERLKTFANKLVKR; encoded by the coding sequence ATGCGACTTGGACTGGTCATCGATCTGGACGTGTGCGTGGGCTGCCATGCCTGCGCCATCGCCTGCAAGCAATGGAACGCCTCTGGGACGACGGGGCCATTATCGGACTATCAACCCTATGGCGCAGAGCCATCGGGCGTGTGGTTCAACCGCATCCGTCATTTCGAGGTGGGCGAGTATCCCCACAACAAGACCATCAACTTTCCCATGTCCTGCATGCACTGCGAGGACGCGGCCTGCGTCACGGTGTGTCCCACCGGCGCCTCCTACAAGCGCGCCGAAGACGGCATCGTGTTGGTGGACCAGGACAAGTGCATGGGCTGCAACTACTGCTCCTGGGCCTGCCCCTACGGCGCCCGGGAGCTGGACCGCGCATCCGGCACCATGAAGAAGTGCACGCTATGCGTGGACCGCATCTACGACGAGACCATTCCCATCGAGGAGCGCCAGCCCGCCTGTGTCCTCACCTGTCCCGCCCATGCGCGCATGTTTGGCGACTTCGACGATCCGGACTCCGCGGTGTCGCGCGCGGTGCGCGAGCGGGAGGGCTATCAACTCCTGCCAGAGCTGGGCTACAACCCCACCAACCACTACCTGCCGCCGCGCAAGGCACCGCCGATTCCCACCGAGAATCTGGGCCAGCCCGGCTTCAAGGAGCGGCTGAAGACGTTCGCCAACAAACTGGTCAAACGCTAA
- a CDS encoding lipoyl protein ligase domain-containing protein produces MAEIWRLLDTGLRGAAENIAFNRALLEARAAGEGPNTLRFLRFTPSALVGFHQDPRQELDLDYCQHNGIEVQRRITGGGAIYFDAGQLGWELYLHRSTLGVAQLGLIAQRICEAAAQGISALGVDARFRPRNDIEVGGRKISGTGGVFEGEALMYQGTLLIEFDVSRMLRVLRIPAEKLADKALTSARERVASLAELLGAAPALATVQTALAQAFGQAFQVGFAPAGLNEAEQRRFATALAEVREPAWVFGEGMRGGAVRLQAMRKFPAGLVRVGMAYDAARDRIEQIQFTGDFFVHPRRALLDLEAALRDVRASQLEAAVHAFFAAREVDLAGLRPADFVAVAQAALAGARTKDAS; encoded by the coding sequence ATGGCTGAGATTTGGCGGCTACTGGATACGGGCTTGCGCGGCGCGGCGGAGAATATCGCCTTCAACCGCGCGCTACTGGAAGCGCGTGCGGCGGGCGAGGGGCCCAACACCTTGCGTTTCCTGCGTTTTACGCCCAGTGCGCTGGTAGGCTTCCATCAAGACCCCCGCCAGGAGCTGGATCTCGATTACTGCCAGCATAACGGCATCGAGGTGCAGCGGCGCATCACCGGCGGAGGCGCCATCTATTTCGATGCCGGGCAATTGGGATGGGAGCTTTATTTACATCGCAGCACGCTCGGGGTCGCGCAGCTTGGCCTAATCGCCCAACGCATTTGCGAGGCAGCCGCGCAGGGTATTTCTGCCCTCGGGGTGGACGCCCGCTTTCGGCCCCGTAACGACATCGAAGTAGGTGGGCGCAAGATCTCGGGCACCGGCGGCGTGTTCGAAGGCGAGGCCCTCATGTATCAGGGCACGCTGCTCATCGAGTTCGACGTAAGCCGCATGCTGCGCGTGCTGCGCATTCCCGCCGAGAAGCTCGCGGACAAGGCCCTCACCAGCGCCCGCGAGCGTGTGGCCAGCCTTGCTGAGCTATTGGGTGCTGCGCCTGCCCTGGCCACGGTGCAGACCGCGCTCGCCCAGGCTTTCGGCCAGGCTTTCCAGGTCGGGTTTGCGCCCGCCGGGCTTAACGAGGCCGAGCAACGGCGGTTCGCCACGGCGCTTGCCGAGGTGCGCGAGCCGGCCTGGGTATTCGGCGAAGGCATGCGCGGCGGCGCGGTGCGGCTTCAGGCGATGCGCAAATTTCCGGCAGGGTTGGTGCGGGTGGGGATGGCCTACGATGCAGCGCGGGATCGCATCGAGCAAATCCAGTTCACGGGAGACTTCTTCGTCCATCCCAGGCGCGCCCTTCTCGACCTGGAAGCGGCGTTGCGGGATGTGCGTGCGTCGCAGTTGGAGGCGGCGGTGCATGCCTTCTTTGCCGCGCGCGAGGTGGATCTGGCGGGCCTTCGCCCCGCCGACTTCGTCGCGGTGGCGCAGGCCGCGCTCGCCGGCGCGCGGACCAAGGACGCATCATGA
- the gcvH gene encoding glycine cleavage system protein GcvH: MSTVRGCPFPDDLYYDVESNVWCRREADGSVTVGMTAYATALAGPIVAFTPKAVGRHVEQERSVATVESGKWVGPVKAPVSGEIIAVNEALDAQPGLANEDPYGTGWMVRMQPSAWEEEVGTLLTGEAALNAFEVKMEAEGFAGCA, translated from the coding sequence ATGAGCACGGTACGCGGCTGTCCCTTTCCGGACGATCTCTATTACGACGTGGAATCCAACGTGTGGTGCCGCCGTGAGGCCGATGGCAGCGTGACCGTGGGCATGACCGCCTATGCTACCGCGCTGGCAGGTCCCATCGTCGCCTTTACACCCAAGGCGGTGGGCCGGCACGTGGAGCAGGAACGCTCGGTGGCGACGGTGGAATCCGGCAAGTGGGTGGGACCGGTGAAGGCGCCCGTCAGTGGCGAAATCATCGCCGTCAACGAAGCCCTGGACGCCCAACCGGGCCTAGCCAATGAAGATCCCTATGGCACCGGTTGGATGGTGCGCATGCAACCCTCGGCATGGGAGGAGGAGGTGGGCACCCTCCTCACTGGCGAGGCTGCCCTCAACGCCTTCGAAGTGAAAATGGAGGCGGAGGGTTTCGCGGGTTGCGCATGA
- the ppx gene encoding exopolyphosphatase — MSQHTVIAAVDLGSNSFRLEIARVLGDQIYPLDTLKETVRLAAGLREDKTLDEAAQARALACLKRFNERLRGLSPEAVRAVGTNTFRVAKNAKAFLSAAEQALGFPIEVVAGKEEARLIYLGVSHSLPPSSAVRLVVDIGGGSTECIIGEGYEPKQMESLYMGCVSFSRRFFADGRLSKAAMKAAELAARAEVQAIAADFGAAHWQQAVGSSGTVRALADICRENGLTDGAITAEALDAIRAMLIEAREVKKLKLRGLSADRVAVIAGGFAILAAVFRELGIARMEAASGALREGILYDMLGRFHHHDARELTVEEFLRRYHVDRHQAERVASTAERLLAGVAACFHLEPEAAKYLEWAARLHEIGISIAHSGYHRHSAYILANADMPGFSRKEQERLALLARAHRGSLAKVAPMVSAPEDWLLIGVLRLAVLFNRSRSDLPLPALALEWRARGFRLRVDRQWLADNPLTEMLLHKEEEEWRSVGVRLDVAGAR, encoded by the coding sequence GTGAGCCAACACACTGTCATCGCTGCCGTCGATCTCGGCTCCAATAGCTTTCGTCTGGAGATCGCGCGTGTCCTCGGTGACCAGATCTATCCCCTCGACACGCTGAAGGAAACCGTGCGTCTGGCCGCGGGCCTGCGCGAGGACAAGACCCTGGACGAGGCCGCCCAGGCGCGGGCACTGGCCTGTCTCAAGCGTTTCAACGAACGCCTGCGTGGGCTTTCACCAGAAGCCGTCCGCGCGGTGGGCACAAACACCTTCCGGGTCGCCAAGAACGCCAAGGCTTTCCTATCCGCTGCTGAACAAGCCCTGGGTTTCCCCATCGAGGTGGTGGCGGGAAAGGAAGAGGCGCGTCTCATCTATCTCGGGGTTTCCCACAGCTTGCCGCCTTCGAGTGCTGTGCGGCTGGTGGTGGACATCGGCGGGGGCTCCACCGAGTGCATCATCGGCGAAGGATATGAGCCGAAGCAGATGGAAAGCCTGTACATGGGCTGCGTGAGCTTCAGTCGTCGCTTTTTTGCCGACGGTCGCTTGAGCAAAGCGGCGATGAAGGCAGCGGAGCTTGCCGCCCGCGCGGAAGTGCAGGCCATTGCCGCGGATTTCGGCGCCGCTCACTGGCAGCAGGCGGTGGGCTCTTCGGGCACCGTGCGCGCGCTAGCCGACATCTGCCGCGAAAATGGTCTCACCGACGGCGCCATCACCGCCGAGGCGCTGGATGCCATCCGCGCCATGCTGATCGAGGCGCGTGAGGTGAAAAAGCTCAAGCTACGCGGTCTTTCCGCCGACCGCGTCGCCGTGATCGCCGGCGGCTTCGCCATCCTTGCGGCGGTGTTCCGCGAGCTGGGCATTGCGCGCATGGAGGCGGCAAGCGGCGCCTTGCGCGAGGGCATTCTCTACGACATGCTGGGGCGCTTCCATCATCACGACGCTCGCGAGCTCACAGTGGAGGAATTCCTCCGCCGCTATCACGTGGACCGGCACCAGGCGGAGCGCGTGGCAAGTACAGCCGAACGCCTGCTGGCGGGGGTGGCGGCGTGCTTCCACCTGGAACCCGAGGCGGCCAAATACCTGGAATGGGCGGCGCGCCTACACGAGATCGGCATTTCCATCGCCCACTCAGGCTATCACCGGCACTCCGCCTATATCCTGGCCAATGCCGACATGCCCGGCTTCTCGCGTAAGGAGCAGGAACGTCTCGCTTTGCTTGCGCGCGCGCATCGGGGCAGCTTGGCCAAGGTCGCGCCCATGGTGAGCGCGCCCGAGGATTGGCTGTTGATCGGCGTGCTGCGGCTGGCGGTGCTGTTCAACCGGAGCCGCAGTGACCTGCCGCTACCCGCGTTGGCGCTCGAGTGGCGGGCGCGGGGCTTTCGCCTGCGGGTCGATAGACAGTGGCTGGCGGACAACCCCTTGACCGAGATGCTGCTGCACAAGGAAGAAGAGGAGTGGCGTAGCGTGGGCGTCCGGCTGGATGTGGCCGGCGCGCGCTGA
- a CDS encoding radical SAM protein, with amino-acid sequence MISEPDPSWGIEAFDAAPLDARLVGELLAQATPSPVRFHVPSFKAYRSSEIASCGMGRWPAVSITGPDCALACDHCKAKILAPMIPAPTPDALWRVVNEEIARGAHGMLLTGGSNRRNEVEYDPYLPVLRRIKDSFPRFGIALHTALTDETRARALAEAGIDVAMMDVIGAQDTLTQVYHLKRPVADFEASLAALVASGLRVVPHIVLGLHYGRLLGEWQALEMVARHRPHALVLVVAMPFYAPPTRPFATPNPEAVGRFFLDARRALPGLPILLGCARPPGRARLKIDAYAVLAGLNAVAHPAEGVVELAHRLGREVHVMPGCCALAGEVALGAEILGAAEAPPGRPPAFPVPVVTHG; translated from the coding sequence ATGATTAGCGAGCCGGATCCCAGCTGGGGCATCGAAGCCTTCGATGCCGCGCCCTTGGACGCCAGGCTCGTCGGCGAATTGCTGGCGCAAGCGACCCCTTCTCCCGTTCGTTTCCACGTCCCGAGCTTCAAGGCCTATCGTTCGAGCGAGATCGCATCTTGCGGGATGGGGCGCTGGCCTGCCGTGTCCATCACCGGCCCAGACTGCGCCTTGGCCTGCGATCACTGCAAGGCGAAAATCCTTGCGCCCATGATTCCCGCGCCCACGCCCGATGCCCTGTGGCGGGTGGTAAACGAGGAAATTGCCCGCGGCGCCCATGGCATGCTGCTCACCGGCGGCTCGAACCGGCGCAACGAGGTGGAGTACGACCCCTATCTGCCCGTGCTGCGCCGCATCAAGGACAGCTTCCCCCGGTTTGGAATCGCGCTGCACACGGCGCTCACCGATGAGACACGCGCGCGGGCCTTGGCTGAGGCTGGCATCGACGTGGCCATGATGGATGTCATCGGCGCCCAGGACACGCTGACCCAGGTCTATCACCTCAAGCGACCCGTGGCGGATTTCGAGGCGAGTCTCGCTGCCCTCGTGGCCAGTGGGCTGCGCGTGGTGCCCCACATCGTGCTCGGGCTGCATTATGGCCGCCTGCTGGGAGAATGGCAGGCGCTCGAGATGGTGGCGCGCCACCGCCCCCACGCCCTGGTGCTGGTGGTGGCCATGCCCTTTTACGCGCCGCCGACGCGGCCCTTCGCCACGCCCAATCCGGAAGCCGTGGGCCGCTTCTTTCTCGACGCGCGGCGGGCGCTGCCCGGCCTCCCCATTCTGCTTGGCTGTGCACGGCCACCGGGGCGCGCGCGGCTAAAAATCGACGCCTACGCGGTGCTGGCCGGGCTTAATGCCGTCGCCCATCCCGCCGAAGGCGTGGTGGAACTCGCGCATCGTCTGGGGCGCGAAGTTCACGTCATGCCGGGCTGCTGCGCCCTGGCCGGGGAGGTGGCCCTGGGCGCCGAAATCCTGGGCGCGGCTGAGGCGCCGCCGGGCCGCCCGCCTGCTTTTCCCGTGCCGGTGGTGACCCATGGCTGA
- a CDS encoding rhodanese-like domain-containing protein produces the protein MFGMPSIKEVDPHTVQRMQAEGEVVLVDVRTEAEFAAGAIPGAKFMPLHLLPLAGEQLPKDKPVVFYCRSGARSAQACLFMANKGYDQVYNLAGGIINWARAGLALAAA, from the coding sequence ATGTTTGGAATGCCTAGCATCAAGGAAGTGGACCCGCACACGGTGCAGCGCATGCAGGCAGAAGGCGAGGTGGTCTTGGTGGATGTGCGCACCGAGGCGGAGTTCGCCGCCGGCGCGATTCCGGGGGCGAAGTTCATGCCCTTGCACCTGCTGCCCTTGGCAGGCGAGCAGTTGCCCAAAGACAAGCCCGTGGTGTTCTACTGCCGCAGTGGTGCCCGTTCCGCCCAGGCCTGCCTCTTCATGGCCAACAAGGGCTATGACCAGGTGTACAACCTAGCCGGCGGCATCATCAACTGGGCGCGCGCGGGGCTGGCTTTGGCTGCGGCCTGA